The Pantoea vagans genome contains the following window.
ATTGCCACTGGTTTCATACGGCGTATTCGCCAGCATCTGCTGGTTAAACTCGCTGTTCTGCGTGGTGCTCACCGCCAGCAGATCGCTCTGCTGCAGACGCGTCAGATTGGTGCCGCCATTCGGCAGGCCAAACAGCACCTGGTTCTGCACCAGCGGCACGCCTGTGGCGTTACCGGCGCGTGAGGACATATCCAGCAGCGTGGAGATCTCGGCATCGGTAGGCTTTTCAGGCAGCAGCAAGGTGGTCTGCGAGAAGTCCGCCAGACGTGAGAACGGGAACGACGCGCCCACGAAGTACGACAGGTTAGGCAGCATGGTGAAGTGACGCGTGTGGCTCAGATCGATCCACGAATCATCTTCAATGCGGCTCTTGATGTTGTTGTTGAGCAACACACCGCAAGGTGCATCCGCTTTCGGTTTGATGTTGAAGTACAGCGCCAGCTGGTTGTCACCGTAAATCAGATACGGCTCCAGCTTCAGGGTGTAATGCTCCTGACGCGCGTCGCCACCCAGACGATGCCAGGCGCTCTCCAGCAGACCGACTTTATTTACCGTCAGGTTGCGCAGGAACGTGCCGTTAATCATCACGTTAAGGAACGATTTGTTCTCATCAATCCAGCTTTCTGATGGGAAACGGTAGTGCAGTTCCACCGGAATGGTGTCGCCATCCCACATGAACAGGTCCGGTGCCGCGCGGAAGTTGACGCTCAACGCATCGTGCCAGATACCGGTGGTGGTCAGGCTTTGATCTTTACGCAGCAGCTCGCTCAGGCGCACTGGACGGCTGGTATTGATCCAGCGTGGCGCGTCATACGGCTTACGCACACCAATCTGCTGTGGCTGAACGTTCAGGCTGCTGGCATCCGTGGTCAGCGGCTGGGTGGTTAAACGGTTTGCCGCCTGCCGTAACTGCGCGTCGTCCGCTCCTACCACTAACAGCAGTTTGTAGACCGGGTTGTTCGGGTTATCGATCACTTGCAACAGTGGGCCATTGGTGGCCGGCAAGGTCACCGAACCAATCTTGTCACCCGGATGACCGACCAAAATGCCGTTGTGTTCTGGCAAATCACCACGCACAACCGGGAAACGGATACCGCGATAATCAGACTGAATCCCCATCCAGGAAGCCACTAAAGCCGCAGCGCTCACGCTGTCAGGTGCCACATTGGCGGCAAAGCCAAAGGTCACGCTGGCGGGCGTCATGCGTTGCGCATCAATGAACGGACGCGGGAAGTTGCGCAGACTGGTGCCAATATTCAACTGCTGCCCTTCAAGGCTCAGCGTGGTTTTCGGCAGAATTGAGACCTGATACTGCTGCGCACTCTCTTTTTCGCACAGCAGCTTATCCGCATCGTTGATTTTGAAGCTGAGGTTGTTGCTCGATACCACCATCGCCGCAGGGATATCCAGCTGATAGTCGCTGACATCGCTGTCGCTGGAGCCCAGCGGCAAGGTGCCCAACGGCTGGCCGTTGAGCATCAACTGCAGTGAGGTATTGCGCGCCGCCAGCGCTGCAGAAACACGCAGCGACAGGTTGAGATGCGCATTGGTGATTACTTCATCACTTGGCAGGGTGAACACAATACCGGATTGCAGCTGACCACCGGTCAAGGTAATGCCCTGCGGCTGGCCCATCTGAGCCACCGTAATCGTGCTGCTTACCGGCTGGTTCAACATCGCGGTAGTTGGCGCGGCGGCTACCGGCGCAACAGGGGCAACGCTCGGCAACACCATTTCCGGTGCAGGAGCCATATTGTTGTTCGTTGGCGCACTATCAACCGGTGCAGGCGCCGCGCCCGTCGTATCGGCTGGCGCAGCGTTCTCAGTGGCGGGCGCGTTGTCTACCGGTGCGTAAGGCGTGGCACCGGCGGCTTGTTGTAACTGCGTATCCGCTTCACTCTGAATCCCTTGCGGTGGCGGCACGTCAGACAGCGCCGAGCTGTCTTGGGTGACCGCAGGCGTTTCCGCCCAGGCAGGGGCGAGCATCAGCGCCGTTGCCAGCGAGCTCGCCAGCAACGTTTGAGTCAAGTTCTTCATGCAGCGCTGTCCTCTTTTACGGCGGCCTGGTTGTCACGCTTATGCTTCTGACGGCGATCTTTCCAGGTCAGCCAGAACAGCTCAAACACGGTACGAATAATGGTGCCCAGTGAAACCAGCGGGTTGTCCTGCTTGTACTCGGGCTGAATCCACGCATCGGCACGCGCCAGTACCACGCGCACCAGTTCACGGCGGCGCGAGAGCGGCATATCGCCAAAGCGCAGACGAATGGTTTCATCATCGCCGGAGATTTTGCTCACCGGGATAGTGATAGCACCCGATTTCAGCAGCAGGTCAATCTCTTCGATTTCATCGGTCTCGTGGCGATTGTCTGGCGCATCCAACTGCGCACCACCCATCGACAAGTCGCTGGTTTGGGTACGTGAAGAGATGCCGCTCGCATAGTGAATCACCGCCGGAATCTGCACTTCGATACGAATGGTTTTACGTACCTGCTTGGTTTCACGCGCCACGGCAATGGCCGCCATCAGGATGATCAGGCTGAACACCGCCCAGCCGACGTTGAGCGCGATAACATAAGGGTCAACACCAAAGTAATCATGCGCCGTGGCGCGCACCACGCCCGCCACAATGCCGATAGTCAGCAGCACGGCGACAATCACATGTGGACGCACGATGTGGAAGTCGAAGAAGCCCTGATCCAGCAAACCGCCTTTATCCGTTACGTTAAATTTCCCGCGCTTAGGGGCCAGCATGGTCAACAGCGTCGGAATCACGAGGTGGAAACACATCACGGTTTCGTAGATTTCACCCCAGAAGGTGTAACGGAACTTGCCGTTCATGCGGGAGTTGACGTACAGCGACATCACCAGGTGCGGCAGCACGTAGGCAAAAATCAGCGAGGCTGACGAGTGAATGATGTTCAGGTTGAACAACAGATACGCCAGCGGTGCCGTCAGGAAGGCCACGCGTGGCAGTCCAAACTGGAAGTGCAGCATGGCGTTGAGGTAGCACAGGCGTTGCTGCCATTTCAGACCGCGGCCAAACAGCGGGTTATCAACACGGAAAATCTGCGTCATGCCACGCGCCCAGCGGTTACGCTGTATGACGTGCAGGCCCAGACGTTCGGTGGCCAGGCCGGCAGCCAGTGGAATCGCCAGGAAGGCAGATCCCCAGCCCAGACGCTGCATTTTCAATGCGGTGTGCGCATCTTCCGTGACCGTTTCAACAGCAAAACCACCGATTTCTTCTAACGCACTGCGACGGATAACCGCACAGGAACCGCAGAAGAAAGTCGCATTCCAGTTATCGTTGCCCTGCTGCACCGGACCGTAGAACAGTGCACCTTCGTTTGGAATGCTGCGCGCAGCGCGCAGGTTACGCTCGAACGGGTCCGGAGAGTAGAAGTAGTGCGGCGTTTGTAACAACGCCAGCTTAGGATCTTTCAGGAACGGGCCGACCGTTGCTTGCAAGAAAGTACGGGTGGCAACGTGGTCACAGTCAAAGATGCAGATCAGCTCACCTTTGGTGATTTTCATTGCATGATTGAGGTTACCGGCTTTCGCATGGCTGTTGTCGTCACGGGTGATGTAACCCACGCCCACATCCGCCGCAAACACCGCAAACTCACTGCGCTTGCCATCATCCAGCAAATAGACTTTCAACTTGTCGCGCGGATAATCGATGCACTGGGCCGCCAGCACGGTATCACGCACGACATCCAGGCTTTCGTTGTAGGTCGGCACGTACACATCCACCGTTGGCCACAGGCTGGTATCCTCCGGCAGCGGTTCAATGGTGCGTTTCAGTGGCCAGGTGGTCTGCAGGAAGCCCAGAATCAGGATCAGCCAGACATACAATTCGGCCAGATATAAACCGATGCCGAGAATGGCTTCGATCTCTGAATTAAATTGCAGCGTCTCTGTGGTGCGCCACCAGATATATCGGGTCGACATCAGCGCAGAAAGAATAACCATCACAACGGTTATTTTGCGGCTTTTGCTGAAGCCCAGTAGAAACATCATCCCGATGCTGATTAAGCCAAAAATATATTGTTTTTGGCTGTCCATAGGCGTGATGACGATTACCGCGGCGACCGGTGCAAGCACCAGTAGCAGCAGGTAAAACCCGAGTTTACTCATGATTCACCCTAAAGAAGCTGTGTTGTTATTATTGCGCCAGGCAACAGCCTGGCTTATTTAATAATGACTGCGAATGGGCGCCTGAACTTCACCGTTACCCACGGTAATATTCAGGATATTTGCCACACGTTTGGCCACCAGTTCGATATCAAACGCGGCCGCAGAGGCAGGGCTGAAATCAAACACCGACTGTTGTGAAGCATTGGCTTCCGCGACGCTTTCATCGCGGTGCACCACACCCAATAAGTTCTCACCCAGACGCTGCTGCATAAAGCCGGTGACTTCACGGCTAATATTGCGGCGGTTGTCGCTCTGGTTAAGCACAAAATAATGACCACGTTTATTATTCAGTGGCTGACCTATCATGCGGTCATTTTCTATTTGCGGCAGAAGCGAGACAGAAGCGGTATCTGCAAGCATCACCACTAAATGCATATCGGCAAGCGCGGTCATGGCTTTAAGCGCCGGACCTGGACCTGGAGGAAAATCAGCAATAATCACCAGTCCCGGATAATTCAGCACGGTATCCAGACCGCGTTTAAGGAAATGTGGATCTTTAACCAGATTCTCTTCGAAACGCTCACGCTGATCTTCAGTGACGTCACCGTACGGCATAACAAAAATATTACCGCCGGTGGTGAGAATGGACTGGCTCCAGTCGGCCTGCTCTTCAGAGCGAGCAACAAAACCACGGCCGTCGTGCAGCGGTACACCAAAATGCAGACGCAATGCGTTCTGGACATCGAAATCGATTGCCAACACCTTGCTGCCGGCACGCGCCAGACTCCATGCAAGATTGGCCGCCATGGTGGTTTTCCCTACTCCCCCTTTAGGCGAGCACACACAAACTAACGGCATAGCGCGATTTTCTCCAGTAACGGTTTTAGTAGTGTTTCTTTAGAAATATTAGCAGGTTCCGCGGGGCGTGAACGGAACAGCGCACCAAAGCGAGACGGTGCAGCAGCAGCCGGCTGTGCCGGTGCGGCAAAAGTCGGTGATGGTGCAGGTGTCGCAACCGGGCCAGCGCTAACCACAGTGTGTGGGGCGGGCGCAGGTTTGGCCGCAATCGGTGCGGGTGCTGCCACGAGGGGCGCAGGTGCTGCGACAGGTTCAGCAACCGGTTTCGGCGGCGGCGGCGGAAACAGCGAAGTGGTCGCCTGGCGCTCAACCACGGTCGCTTTCGGCGCTTGCGCGATTGCTGAAGGTGCGGGTTTCACCGCTGGAGCCGGTGGGAATAAGGAAGAAACACCACTCAGCGGCGCAGCGGGCACGGATTCTAGCGGCGCCGTCGCGGCCAGGCTGTCGAGAATCGATCCGCGCGTAGTGCTGCCAGCGGCAGCGATTGGCGCCTGCAGAGGTGCAGGTTGCGCAGGTGCGGCAAACTCATCACCACGGATCGGTTGGGGTTGCGGCAGGTCAATGCGCTGACCGCTGCCTAATTCCGGCTCATTATCCGTCGCCAGCTGGCGAATAATGGCCCATTGGCTGTGATCCGCGTCCTGCGATTGCCCAGACATATCCTTAAAAGCGATATCAAGCGTGTGCGTTTTTTCTTTGAAACGCTGCAGATCGTCGTAATTCTTCATGATCAGAGCCTGTAAAAACGGGAGGGAATTTGCCTGGAATATAACACACACATTAAAAGACGGTGAGAGAAATCTGATTATTAAAACAACATATTCAATAAAAGAGTTTTATCTTGCTGATTGAAATTCTACATATGCAAATAGCATGCTGTTATTTATGGTCGGAGATTAATTAATATCGATTAACTGAAATAATAACGGGGTTAACATTAACCTAACTTACTGAAAAACCTTCAAAGTGGTTCAAGTTACGGATTTTACACCTGTGTGATAACACTCACACAATCCTGACATTATTCAGAATTTGCCTTAACGATTTATATCGTAATCAGGACCAATTTATTACTGATTCACTGGCGTAATACATTTCAGACCTCTTTTTTTTCTACGCACTCAGCCGTTAATTTTACTGAAGTATGAACCCGCAAAAAAGAAAGGCTCCCGAGGGAGCCTTTAGCTATTTTTGGCGGTAATTTACGGAACGCCCACTGGCTGATTCTCATCCTGATCAACCGCAAAGCAGGCGATTTGCTGTTCGCCATACTGTTTTAGCTTGGGCTGCAATTGTACACAGCTGCCAAAACGACGGCGGCAGCGCGCGTTAAAGGCACAGCCCGGCGGTGGATTAAGCGGGCTGGGCAACTCACCGGTAAGTTTGATGCGCTCACGGCGCTCATCTGGATTGAGTCGCGGCGTGGCAGACAGCAATGCCTGAGTATAAGGATGGCGAGGATTGCTGAAGATCGCCTCTTTGCTGCCTTTTTCAACGCAGCGGCCCAGATACATCACCATCACTTCGTCGGCTATGTGTTCAACCACGGACAGGTCGTGAGAAATGAACACATACGACAAACCCAAATCCTGCTGCAAATCCATCATCAGGTTGAGTACCTGCGCACGCACCGAAACATCCAGCGCCGAGACAGGTTCATCGGCAATCAAGACGTCTGGGTCGAGCATTAAACCACGCGCAATGGCGATACGCTGACGCTGCCCACCGGAGAACATATGCGGGTAGCGGTCGTAGTGTTCGGTTTTCAGACCGACCTTCGCCATCATCTCCAGGGTTTTTTCACGGCGTTCCGCTTTGCTCAGCGAGGTGTTGATCACCAGCGGCTCTTCAAGAATCTGGCTGATTTTTTTGCGCGGATTCAGCGAGCCATACGGGTTCTGGAAGATAATCTGAATTTTCTGGCGACGCAGCTTCTGCGCCTGCGGATCGTGCTTTAGCAAATCCTGACCATGCCAATAGAGCTGCCCTTCGGTTGGCGTTTCAATCATGGTTAACAGGCGACCCAGCGTGGATTTACCACAGCCAGACTCCCCCACCACCGCCAGCGTTTTGCCACGCTCAAGGTTAAACGAGACGCCATCCAGCGCTTTGACCAGGCGCTCCTGGCCAAACAGCCCTTTCTTCACCGGGTAGTGTTTTTTCAGGTCAATCGCCTGCAGCAGGTAATCCTGCTCAGTGTTATTAAGACTCATAAGTCGGTCTCCCGGCATCATCCAGTGGGAAATGGCATTTAGACTGGCGGCCCGGAATGTCGCGCAGTTCAGGTTCTTCACGGCGGCAGCGGTCGGTCACGTACGGACAGCGTGGGTTGAGCAGACAGCCGGTTGGGCGGTCATATTTGCCCGGCACCACACCTGGCAGCGAAGCCAGACGCGCTTTATCAGCGGCAAACTCCGGCAGCGCACGCAGCAGCGCCTGGGTGTACGGATGACGCGGCGCTTTGAAGATATCCACCGCTTTTCCGCTTTCCACCACCTGGCCTGCATACATCACGATGATGTGCTGCGCGGCTTCCGCCACCAGCGCCAGATCGTGGGTAATCAGGATCAACGCCATGTTTTCTTGCTTCTGCAAATCCAACAGCAGTTCGATAATCTGTGCCTGAATGGTGACGTCCAGCGCGGTGGTCGGCTCATCTGCAATCAACAGCTTCGGTTTGCAGGCAATCGCCATGGCGATCATCACACGCTGGCTCATACCGCCCGACAGCTGGTGCGGATAGACATCCAGTCGCGAAGCCGGGTCGGGAATGCCCACCTGCTCCAGCAGATCGATAGCACGCTGACGACGGGTGCTTTTGCTGCCACCCTGATGCACTTTCAGCGCTTCCATAATCTGGAAACCGACGCTGTAGCACGGGTTAAGGCTGGTCATCGGGTCCTGGAAGATCATCGCCACTTCAGCGCCTACCAGCTGGCGGCGCTCTTTTTCGGAGATGCGTTGCAGGTCACGCTGGTTGAACTCCAGTTTTTCGGCCATCACACGGCCGGGGTAATCAATCAGCCCCATGATCGCCAGTGAACTGACAGATTTACCCGAGCCGGATTCACCGACAATCCCCACCACCTGGCCTTGTTCAACCTGGTAGCTGATGCGGTCTACGGCGCGGAACGGTGTTTTTTCGTCGCCGAAATGCACCGATAATTTTTCTACATTTAATAATGCCATCTCGGTGCCTCTTTACTGCTTGAGTTTCGGGTCGAGTGCGTCACGCAGACCATCGCCCATGAGGTTGAATGCCAGTACAGTGAGCAGGATGACGACACCAGGGAACGTCACCACCCACCAGGCACTTTGCGCATACTGCAACACGTCTGAGAGCATGGTGCCCCACTCTGGTGTTGGCGGCTGCGCCCCCATTCCGAGAAAGCCCAACGCCGCCATATCGAGGATGGCATTGGAGAAACCTAATGACGCCTGCACAATCAGCGGTGCCAGGCAGTTAGGCAGAATATTGACGAACATCTGGCGCAGGGTACCGGCCCCCGCCACGCTAGAGGCGGTGACGTAGTCGCGGTTGACTTCCACCAGCACCGCAGCACGGGTCAGACGGATATAGTGCGGCAAGGCGACGAAAGTGATCGCCAGCGAGGCGTTGACAATCGACGGGCCGAAGATCGCCACCAGCACCAGTGCCAACAGCAAGCTTGGCAGCGCCAGCATGATGTCGACCAGACGCATGATCACGGCATCCACCACTCCGCCGAGGTAACCGGCCATCAGGCCAAATATCACCCCGAGCACCAGTGACAGCACCACCACCAGGCAACCCACCAGCAGAGACAAGCGCGCACCGAACATCAGACGCGAAAGGACATCGCGGCCAACGTCATCGGTGCCGAGAATAAATTTCCAGCTACCGCCTTCCTGCCACACCGGCGGGTGCAGCAGCGCATCGCGGAACTGTTCAGCAGGCGCGTGTGGCGCCAGCACATTGGCGAACAGCGCGATTAGCAGCATCAGAATGATGTAAACCAGGCCAATCACCGCGCCTTTGTTACGTTTGAAGTAGTGCCAGAATTCCTGAATGGGGGTCATCGGCTTGGGTGCAGCGGTCACGCTTGCGGGATCAACAGTAGACATGATTCCCCCTTATTTCTTATGTCGAATGCGCGGATTAACCACGCCGTACAGCAGATCAACCAGCAGGTTGACCACAATAATCAGAATCGCCACCAGCAGCACGCCACCTTGCACCACCGGATAGTCACGGCGCTGCAGCGCTTCAATGAGCCAGCGACCGAGTCCCGGCCATGAGAAGATGGTTTCGGTCAGAATCGCACCGGCCAATAAGGTGCCAACCTGTAAACCGATAACGGTGACCACCGGCAGCATGGCGTTACGCAGTGCATGCACCACAATCACGCGCATGCGCGTTAAGCCTTTAGCGCGCGCGGTGCGGATGTAGTCTTCACCCAGCACTTCCAGCATCGAGGATCGCGTCATACGCACAATCACCGCCAGAGGAATGGTGCCGAGTACGATGGCCGGCAGAATCATGTGCATCACGGCATCTTTGAAGTCACCCGGTTCGCCCCAGATCAGCGTATCAATCAGCATGAATCCGGTCAGAGGATGGCTATCATCAAGGAAGATGGTGTCACTGACACGCCCAGAGACCGGCGTGAGGTTCCATTGGACCGACACCAGCATGATCAGCATGATGCCCCACCAGAAAATCGGCATCGAGTAACCGGTCAGTGAGATACCCACCGCAGTGTGATCGAATACGGAACCGCGCTTCACCGCCGCCAGAACCCCCACAGGAATCCCCACGGCCACGGCAAAGATCATGGCGCAGATACCGAGTTCCAGCGTGGCTTTGAAACGGGGAACGAATTCATCCCAGACTGGAATGCGGCTTTTCAGCGAGATACCGAGATCGCCATGCAGCACACCATTGATGTAGGTGATGTACTGTTTCCACATCGGCTGGTCGAGACCAAACTGGGCCATCAGTTGGGCATGACGTTCAGGAGAGATACCGCGCTCGCCCGCCATGATCAGCACCGGGTCACCGGGGATCAAATGGACAAACGCAAAGGTCAGTAAGGTAATACCGATAAACGTTGGGATGACAAGGCCCAGACGTCGGAGTATGAATTGCAGCATAAGCCGGGTTCTCAGTCTTTTCCCGTGGCGTTGCCGCCAGGGTCTACATTGCTCACAACACGCAGCCGGCATGGCCGGACGCGACGCAAGAAGCGCTTCAAATACCCGTCAACCTTCACGCTGCAACTGCGTTGGCTTCATTCGCTCACCCCAGTCACTTACTTGAGTAAGCTCCTGAGGATTCACCAATTCGCCGCCTTGCTGCAGAGTGAATTATTTAGGGTATGCATTAATTTAGCCGGAAAAAAAGTGCGGAGTTCGGGCGACGAAGGGGCCGCCCGAGGGCCAGCAGCGCTGGCCCTACCCGCGATAATCCGAAAGGTTATTCCTGGATATCGACGTTTTCGAAGTGATGTTTGCCTAATGGATCAACCACATAACCGGTCACTTTCTTACTCACTGGCTCATAGACGGTTGAGTGAGCGATGATCAGCGCTGGCGCCTGGTCATGCATCACTACCTGAGCCTGCTTGTACAGTTCAATACGTTTGTTGTGATCGGCTTCAGCACGTGCAGGCTGAATCAGGTCTTCAAACGGCTTGTAGCACCAGCGAGAGTAGTTAGAACCGTCTTTCGCCGCTGCACAGCTGAACAGCGTGGCGAAGAAGTTATCTGGGTCCCCATTATCACCGGTCCAGCCCATCATGACGGTCTGGTGTTCACCGGCTTTAGCACGCTTGAGGTATTCGCCCCATTCGAAGGTGACGATTTTGGCTTTGACGCCAATTTTCGCCCAGTCAGCCTGAACCATTTCGGCCATACGGCGCGCGTTCGGGTTGTAAGGACGCTGTACCGGCATTGCCCACAGGTCGATGGAGAAGCCATCTGGCATGCCTGCTTCTTTCAGCAGTTCTTTCGCTTTAGCAGGGTCGTAAGCGTAGTCTTTGACAGCATCGTTGTAGCCCCACATGGTCGGTGGGATCAGGTTTTTCGCGGCCTGACCAGCGCCCTGATAAACCGCATCAATGATGGCTTGTTTGTTGACCGCCATGGTCAGTGCCTGACGCACTTTGACGTTATCCAGCGGTTTTTTCTCGGTGTTGAATGACAGGTAACCGACGTTCAGACCAGGCTGTTCCATCAGGTTGATTTTGTCATCTTTTTTCATGCTGGCGATGTCAGCCGGGTTGGGATACGGCATGACCTGGCACTCACCTTTCTGCAGTTTGGCGTAACGCACAGACGCATCCGGGGTGATGGAGAAGACCAGGCGATCAATCTTCGGCTTGGTGCCCCAGAAGTCTGGGTTCGCTTTATACAGAATGCGCGAGTCTTTCTGGTATTGCTGCAGCACGAACGGACCGGTGCCCACTGGGTTGAGGTCCAGTTTTTCTGGCGTGCCGGCTTTGAGCATGTTGTCCGCATACTCTTTAGACAGGATTGAGGCGAAGTCCATGCCAAGGTCAGCAATGAACGGCGCTTCAGGACGGGTCAGGGTGAAGCGTACGGTGTAGTCGTCAACTTTGTCGATTTTGGCGATCAGCTTAGGCATGTCCATGCCTTCGAAGTATTCGTAGCTGCCGCCAGAAACACCGTGATATTTGTTGTTTTTGTCGAGCTGGCGCTCGAAGGAGAACACGACGTCATCGGCGTTGAATTCACGGGTTGGCTTGAAGTCTTTGGTGGTTTGCCACTTCACGCCTTTACGCAGGTGGAAGGTATAAGTTTTACCGTCCGCGCTGACGTCCCATTTTTCTGCCAGGCCCGGCTGCAGCTCAGTGGTACCGGTTTTGAACTCAACCAGGCGGTTGTAGATCGGTACGGAGCTGGCATCGTAAGTGGTACCCGATGTGAAGAGCTGTGGGTTGAAGCCTTCCGGCGAACCTTCTGAACAGTAAACGAGGGTTTTCGCCTGGACACCCGCGGCAACAGTCATAGCAATCAGGCTAAGACCGACCTTCAGCATCCTGGATTTAGCCAGGGAGTTGATCATGTTTTGCTCCATTGTGATGTGATGTTGTGTGCGTCGCCCGACCTCTGAATTTTTTTATGCGGTTCGGGCAGCATGCGAGTGGTTTATTTTCTCCGACAGAAGAACGCTGTCAGGATCGCCCTACTCTGCATGTTATTGACGCATCAATTTGTCAACAGTTGCAAAGAAGGTCAATACAAGGTGGGGTTATTTACACAGAGTGTGAGTAAGTGCAAGCAACGATAAAAAACAGCCTTCTCGCGCTGAGCCAAAATTAAAAAAGGTGATAAAGCGCGCAATGCCGCGTGATTATCTGGCTATGTAGCCAGATGACAGTGATTATCACCGCTAAAAAACGCACAAAACTTGTTGGTAAATGTCGATTATCTGAACGATTCCCCGTGCGTTATGACGTTCAGGCAGCGAAATATGCTGGGTTAATGGCATAAGAAATCAGCAAAAAGCAAAAAGCGGTCATAAGAAGAATGTGTCGCGAATTAAGGGAGCAGGGTCGATTGGATAAGGGCTTGAGTATCGAGATAGGGATAAATAGCATGAAATTGGAAGTTTTGATGTGAAAAGGGAGATTATCAACCTTTGTTAAACCTAAGTGCTTTGAGTTTTGCGTATGGCTCAGAGAAGGGGGCTCGATCGCAAAGACGGCGTAAATACATCCCTGTAGCCTCTACCGCCGGAGTATTCGCCCCATCCATGGGGCTCACCCGCAAGCGGGCAACGCTTCGCGTTGTGCAAAATTGCTCCCGGCAATTTTGTCCATGCGGCGGACGCTTTGCTAACCGAGCCCCCTTCCCATCGCTAATTGGCAGCAGTTTCGCTTTTCTAAAAGCACGCAGGGAGTTGGGCAAAGGAGGGAATGCGGGGTCCGGAGTAAAGCGTCACACGCCAGGGATGGCGTGTGCCGAGCGATCAGGGACGAGACAGCGTCTTTACGGAGTGGCCCCGTATTTCATCCTGACAGGTACGTTTTTGAATGGCTTCTATATCGCTGCCCAACACAACGCAGCGGAGTTGAGCAAAGGAGGGAATGCGGGGTCCGGAGTAAAGCGTCACACGCCAGGGATGGCGTGTGCCGAGCGATCAGGGATGAGACAGCGTCTTTACGGAGTGGCCCCGTATTTCATCCTGACAGGTACGTTTTTGAATGTAAGCAGCCTGATCTACAGACGAAAAAAAACCCGCTTTTACAAGCAGGTTTCTTAAATATGGTCGGCGAGAGAGGATTCGAACCTCCGACCCACTGGTCCCAAACCAGTTGCGCTACCAAGCTGCGCTACTCGCCGATGGGGGCGAATATTACTGCTCCCACTTTAGAGCGTCAATCCCTTTTCCATTTTTTCCAGCCGATCGCCTGAAAAGCAAGCAGTGGGGCAAAAAACCCCACCGCTCAATGGTTTCACAGCAAAGCTTACAGCGTTTTAGCTGGGGTCGCGGCAGGCGCCTGACACCAGTTATTCGCTGGGTTAATTCCGCCATCCGGCGAACTGTAGCCCAGACAGCCTAAAATCGTATCAAACAACTCCACATGACGATGGGTCTTACCCACGCGCTGCTGGGCCTGTAAACGATCGAAGTTACTGCGATTGGTCGGGTCAGCCAAA
Protein-coding sequences here:
- the bcsO gene encoding cellulose biosynthesis protein BcsO, whose amino-acid sequence is MKNYDDLQRFKEKTHTLDIAFKDMSGQSQDADHSQWAIIRQLATDNEPELGSGQRIDLPQPQPIRGDEFAAPAQPAPLQAPIAAAGSTTRGSILDSLAATAPLESVPAAPLSGVSSLFPPAPAVKPAPSAIAQAPKATVVERQATTSLFPPPPPKPVAEPVAAPAPLVAAPAPIAAKPAPAPHTVVSAGPVATPAPSPTFAAPAQPAAAAPSRFGALFRSRPAEPANISKETLLKPLLEKIALCR
- the bcsA gene encoding UDP-forming cellulose synthase catalytic subunit encodes the protein MSKLGFYLLLLVLAPVAAVIVITPMDSQKQYIFGLISIGMMFLLGFSKSRKITVVMVILSALMSTRYIWWRTTETLQFNSEIEAILGIGLYLAELYVWLILILGFLQTTWPLKRTIEPLPEDTSLWPTVDVYVPTYNESLDVVRDTVLAAQCIDYPRDKLKVYLLDDGKRSEFAVFAADVGVGYITRDDNSHAKAGNLNHAMKITKGELICIFDCDHVATRTFLQATVGPFLKDPKLALLQTPHYFYSPDPFERNLRAARSIPNEGALFYGPVQQGNDNWNATFFCGSCAVIRRSALEEIGGFAVETVTEDAHTALKMQRLGWGSAFLAIPLAAGLATERLGLHVIQRNRWARGMTQIFRVDNPLFGRGLKWQQRLCYLNAMLHFQFGLPRVAFLTAPLAYLLFNLNIIHSSASLIFAYVLPHLVMSLYVNSRMNGKFRYTFWGEIYETVMCFHLVIPTLLTMLAPKRGKFNVTDKGGLLDQGFFDFHIVRPHVIVAVLLTIGIVAGVVRATAHDYFGVDPYVIALNVGWAVFSLIILMAAIAVARETKQVRKTIRIEVQIPAVIHYASGISSRTQTSDLSMGGAQLDAPDNRHETDEIEEIDLLLKSGAITIPVSKISGDDETIRLRFGDMPLSRRRELVRVVLARADAWIQPEYKQDNPLVSLGTIIRTVFELFWLTWKDRRQKHKRDNQAAVKEDSAA
- the bcsQ gene encoding cellulose biosynthesis protein BcsQ — encoded protein: MPLVCVCSPKGGVGKTTMAANLAWSLARAGSKVLAIDFDVQNALRLHFGVPLHDGRGFVARSEEQADWSQSILTTGGNIFVMPYGDVTEDQRERFEENLVKDPHFLKRGLDTVLNYPGLVIIADFPPGPGPALKAMTALADMHLVVMLADTASVSLLPQIENDRMIGQPLNNKRGHYFVLNQSDNRRNISREVTGFMQQRLGENLLGVVHRDESVAEANASQQSVFDFSPASAAAFDIELVAKRVANILNITVGNGEVQAPIRSHY
- the bcsB gene encoding cellulose biosynthesis cyclic di-GMP-binding regulatory protein BcsB; this translates as MKNLTQTLLASSLATALMLAPAWAETPAVTQDSSALSDVPPPQGIQSEADTQLQQAAGATPYAPVDNAPATENAAPADTTGAAPAPVDSAPTNNNMAPAPEMVLPSVAPVAPVAAAPTTAMLNQPVSSTITVAQMGQPQGITLTGGQLQSGIVFTLPSDEVITNAHLNLSLRVSAALAARNTSLQLMLNGQPLGTLPLGSSDSDVSDYQLDIPAAMVVSSNNLSFKINDADKLLCEKESAQQYQVSILPKTTLSLEGQQLNIGTSLRNFPRPFIDAQRMTPASVTFGFAANVAPDSVSAAALVASWMGIQSDYRGIRFPVVRGDLPEHNGILVGHPGDKIGSVTLPATNGPLLQVIDNPNNPVYKLLLVVGADDAQLRQAANRLTTQPLTTDASSLNVQPQQIGVRKPYDAPRWINTSRPVRLSELLRKDQSLTTTGIWHDALSVNFRAAPDLFMWDGDTIPVELHYRFPSESWIDENKSFLNVMINGTFLRNLTVNKVGLLESAWHRLGGDARQEHYTLKLEPYLIYGDNQLALYFNIKPKADAPCGVLLNNNIKSRIEDDSWIDLSHTRHFTMLPNLSYFVGASFPFSRLADFSQTTLLLPEKPTDAEISTLLDMSSRAGNATGVPLVQNQVLFGLPNGGTNLTRLQQSDLLAVSTTQNSEFNQQMLANTPYETSGNTLGVKDPTTWDKLRGWLTGDWYRQQLDADRYFSSNEAWRGFVSYRSPWNADRLVVMTVATSDQQLLRLHEDLNSSRINAGIRGDTAIITDENGIRSFRVGPQFPSGEMPWYMMVVWYANQHSVLMALAALLLSALVGGGAWAMLKRHAWRRLNPKADSKSGKK